The Streptomyces sp. NBC_01689 genome includes a window with the following:
- a CDS encoding FAD-dependent oxidoreductase → MPEFNDGTPETEPPSDSLVTTEVVVVGSGPAGATAALLLSTLGIDTLMITKYRWTANTPRAHITNQRAMEVFRDLGVEDQVLADATEHGLVGDTVFCTSITGEEIGRIHTWGTRPDREGDYRLASPCLTVDIPQTYLEPILVRNATRRGAHTRFSTEYLSHTQDADGVTVEVLDRLTGARYSIRAKYLIGADGARSKVAADIGLPFEGAMDIAGSMNITFKADISRYVSHRPSVLYWVLQPGSNVGGIGAGLVRMIRPWNEWLIVWGYDIADEPPVVDEPAAIQIVRNLLGMPDLDVEITGTSLWGNNEMYATRLHDGRVFCAGDAVHRHPPSNGLGSNTSVQDAYNLAWKLAAVLRGQAAPALLDTYTDERAPVAERIVKRANRSSREFVDMFKALGVLDARTEAEMAAAIEERKDNTPAGAAKRAALVRAMDLKNYEFNAHGVELGQFYASSAVLSDGSALPAPTRDTDLYYEMSTVPGSHLPHAWVGDSSRRLALMDLAPYTRWTLLTGIAGEAWVQAGEKIAQELGVPLATVVIGPGREVTDLYYDWAKLREVEESGVLLVRPDKHIAWRSAALPENPEEQLRQALLSILGRD, encoded by the coding sequence ATGCCGGAATTCAACGACGGGACCCCTGAGACCGAACCGCCCTCCGACTCCCTCGTGACCACCGAGGTCGTCGTCGTGGGATCCGGGCCCGCCGGCGCCACCGCCGCACTGCTGCTGTCGACCCTGGGCATCGACACCCTCATGATCACCAAGTACCGGTGGACGGCCAACACGCCCCGCGCGCACATCACCAACCAGCGCGCCATGGAGGTCTTCCGCGACCTCGGTGTCGAGGACCAGGTCCTCGCGGACGCCACCGAGCACGGCCTGGTCGGGGACACCGTGTTCTGCACGAGCATCACCGGCGAGGAGATCGGCCGCATCCACACCTGGGGCACCCGCCCCGACCGTGAGGGCGACTACCGGCTCGCCTCCCCCTGCCTGACCGTGGACATCCCGCAGACCTACCTGGAACCGATCCTCGTACGGAACGCGACGCGGCGCGGCGCCCACACCCGGTTCTCCACCGAGTACCTCTCCCACACCCAGGACGCCGACGGCGTCACCGTCGAGGTCCTCGACCGGCTGACCGGAGCGCGCTACAGCATCCGCGCCAAGTACCTGATCGGCGCCGACGGCGCCCGCTCGAAGGTGGCCGCCGACATCGGCCTGCCGTTCGAGGGCGCGATGGACATCGCCGGGTCGATGAACATCACCTTCAAGGCGGACATCTCCCGGTACGTCTCCCACCGGCCCTCCGTCCTGTACTGGGTCCTGCAGCCGGGTTCGAACGTGGGAGGCATCGGCGCGGGCCTGGTGCGCATGATCCGCCCCTGGAACGAGTGGCTGATCGTGTGGGGCTACGACATCGCCGACGAGCCCCCCGTCGTCGACGAGCCGGCGGCGATCCAGATCGTCCGGAACCTGCTCGGCATGCCGGACCTGGACGTCGAGATCACGGGCACCAGCCTCTGGGGCAACAACGAGATGTACGCGACCCGCCTGCACGACGGCCGGGTGTTCTGCGCCGGCGACGCCGTGCACCGGCACCCGCCGAGCAACGGCCTCGGCTCCAACACCTCGGTCCAGGACGCCTACAACCTCGCCTGGAAACTGGCCGCCGTGCTCAGGGGCCAGGCCGCTCCGGCGCTGCTGGACACCTACACCGACGAACGCGCCCCCGTCGCGGAACGCATCGTGAAGCGGGCCAACCGCTCCAGCCGCGAGTTCGTGGACATGTTCAAGGCCCTCGGTGTCCTCGACGCGCGGACCGAGGCGGAGATGGCCGCCGCGATCGAGGAGCGCAAGGACAACACCCCCGCGGGCGCCGCCAAACGCGCCGCGCTGGTACGGGCCATGGACCTGAAGAACTACGAGTTCAACGCGCACGGCGTCGAACTCGGCCAGTTCTACGCCTCCTCGGCCGTCCTGTCCGACGGGTCCGCCCTGCCCGCTCCCACCCGCGACACGGACCTCTACTACGAGATGTCCACGGTTCCCGGCTCCCATCTGCCGCACGCCTGGGTCGGCGACAGCAGCCGCCGCCTCGCGCTGATGGACCTGGCGCCCTACACCCGGTGGACGCTGCTCACCGGCATCGCCGGCGAGGCGTGGGTCCAGGCCGGTGAGAAGATCGCGCAGGAGCTCGGCGTCCCGCTCGCGACGGTCGTCATCGGTCCGGGCCGCGAGGTCACCGACCTGTACTACGACTGGGCCAAGCTGCGTGAGGTCGAGGAGAGCGGAGTGCTGCTGGTGCGTCCCGACAAGCACATCGCCTGGCGTTCCGCGGCCCTGCCCGAGAACCCCGAGGAGCAGCTGCGACAGGCCCTGCTCTCGATCCTGGGAAGGGACTGA
- a CDS encoding 3-oxoacid CoA-transferase subunit B, with protein MTPNRPTAESGRGPLGKSGIAALVARDIPYGAYVNLGIGQPTLVADHLRADSGVVLHTENGMLNMGPAAQGEEIDLDLTNAGKVPVTEPPGAAYFHHADSFAMMRGGHLDICVLGAFQVSSAGDLANWHTGEPDAIPAVGGAMDLAIGARQVFVMMTLFTKNGVPKLVPRCTYPLTGLNCVDRVYTDLAVFDITPAGVTVRETFGVTVDDLAGRLDLPLLPTPA; from the coding sequence GTGACCCCGAACCGACCCACGGCCGAGAGCGGGCGCGGCCCGCTGGGCAAGTCCGGTATCGCCGCCCTGGTGGCCCGCGACATTCCGTACGGCGCGTACGTCAACCTCGGCATCGGGCAGCCGACCCTGGTCGCCGACCACCTGCGGGCCGACTCCGGTGTGGTGCTCCACACGGAGAACGGCATGCTCAACATGGGCCCCGCCGCCCAGGGCGAGGAGATCGACCTCGATCTCACCAACGCCGGCAAGGTCCCGGTCACCGAACCGCCCGGGGCGGCCTACTTCCACCACGCCGACTCGTTCGCCATGATGCGCGGCGGCCATCTGGACATCTGCGTGCTGGGCGCCTTCCAGGTCTCCTCGGCCGGGGACCTCGCCAACTGGCACACCGGCGAACCCGACGCCATCCCGGCCGTGGGCGGAGCCATGGACCTCGCGATCGGCGCCCGGCAGGTCTTCGTCATGATGACGCTGTTCACCAAGAACGGCGTCCCCAAGCTGGTCCCACGGTGCACCTACCCGCTGACCGGGCTGAACTGCGTCGACCGCGTCTACACCGACCTCGCGGTCTTCGACATCACCCCGGCGGGCGTCACGGTGCGCGAGACCTTCGGCGTCACCGTCGACGACCTCGCGGGCCGCCTCGACCTGCCGCTCCTGCCCACTCCGGCCTGA
- a CDS encoding 3-oxoacid CoA-transferase subunit A produces MSVRVCAHADEAVAGIEDGSTVLVGGFGMAGMPVELIDALIRQGAKELTVVSNNAGNGDTGLAALLAKGRVRKVVCSFPRQSDSYVFDGLYRAGEIELEVVPQGSLAERIRAAGAGIGAFFCPTGAGTLLAEGKETRVIDGRTHVLEYPIKGDVALIGAHRADRMGNLVYRKTARNFGPVMATAATTVVAQVREIVDTGAIDPEAVVTPGIYVDRVVQEAAS; encoded by the coding sequence ATGAGCGTGCGCGTGTGTGCCCACGCCGACGAGGCGGTCGCCGGGATCGAGGACGGCTCCACGGTGCTCGTCGGCGGTTTCGGGATGGCCGGGATGCCGGTCGAGCTGATCGACGCGCTCATCCGCCAGGGCGCGAAGGAACTGACGGTCGTGTCCAACAACGCGGGCAACGGTGACACGGGACTGGCCGCGCTGCTGGCGAAGGGGCGGGTCCGCAAGGTCGTCTGCTCCTTCCCCCGGCAGTCCGACTCGTACGTCTTCGACGGCCTGTACCGGGCCGGCGAGATCGAGCTGGAAGTGGTGCCGCAGGGCAGTCTCGCCGAGCGGATCAGGGCCGCGGGCGCCGGTATCGGCGCCTTCTTCTGCCCCACCGGAGCCGGGACCCTGCTGGCCGAGGGCAAGGAGACCCGCGTCATCGACGGCCGTACCCACGTCCTGGAGTACCCGATCAAGGGCGATGTCGCGCTGATCGGCGCCCACCGGGCCGATCGCATGGGCAACCTCGTCTACCGCAAGACCGCCCGCAACTTCGGGCCCGTCATGGCCACCGCCGCGACCACCGTGGTCGCGCAGGTCCGCGAGATCGTGGACACCGGGGCGATCGACCCCGAGGCCGTGGTGACGCCGGGCATCTATGTCGACCGCGTGGTGCAGGAGGCTGCCTCGTGA
- a CDS encoding thiolase family protein — translation MTDSYVYAAARTPFGRFSGALAGVRPDDLAALAVNGVLAKVPELDPAGIDDVVWGNANGAGEDNRNVGRMAVLLAGLPTSVPATTVNRLCGSSLDAAIMASRAIETGDADIVLTGGVESMTRAPWVLPKPQRGFPVGDVTAVSTALGWRLVNERMPKEWTVSLGEANEQLADRFAVPRQRQDEFAVRSHNLAEAAWAAGFYDDLVVPVATDGKGGTLDRDEGVRSGSTIDKVAALKPAFRPDGVITAGNSSPLSDGASAVLLGSGEAAERIGVAPLARVAGRGVFAVDPQMFGFAPVEAANRALKSAGITWSDVSAVELNEAFAVQALACVDAWGIDPAIVNAKGGAIALGHPLGASGGRLLGTLAHRLKESGERWGVAGICIGVGQALTVVLENVTGAGR, via the coding sequence GTGACCGACAGTTACGTGTACGCAGCGGCAAGAACACCTTTCGGACGGTTCTCCGGCGCTCTCGCCGGCGTACGTCCCGACGACCTCGCGGCGCTCGCCGTGAACGGGGTCCTGGCCAAGGTGCCGGAGCTCGATCCGGCCGGCATCGACGACGTGGTCTGGGGGAACGCCAACGGCGCCGGCGAGGACAACCGCAACGTCGGGCGGATGGCCGTGCTCCTGGCCGGACTGCCCACCTCGGTCCCCGCCACGACCGTCAACCGGCTGTGCGGTTCCTCCCTGGACGCGGCGATCATGGCCTCCCGCGCGATCGAGACCGGTGACGCCGACATCGTCCTCACCGGCGGCGTGGAGTCGATGACCCGGGCCCCCTGGGTGCTGCCCAAGCCCCAGCGCGGCTTTCCCGTCGGTGACGTGACGGCCGTGTCGACCGCTCTGGGCTGGCGGCTGGTCAACGAGCGGATGCCGAAGGAGTGGACGGTCTCGCTGGGCGAGGCCAACGAACAGCTGGCCGACCGCTTCGCCGTCCCGCGGCAGCGGCAGGACGAGTTCGCCGTCCGCTCCCACAACCTCGCCGAGGCCGCCTGGGCGGCGGGCTTCTACGACGATCTGGTGGTGCCGGTCGCGACCGACGGGAAGGGCGGCACCCTCGACCGTGACGAGGGCGTCAGGTCCGGGTCCACGATCGACAAAGTCGCCGCGCTCAAGCCTGCCTTCCGCCCCGACGGTGTGATCACGGCGGGCAACTCCTCGCCGCTGAGTGACGGGGCCTCGGCCGTACTGCTCGGTTCCGGGGAGGCCGCGGAGCGGATCGGAGTCGCTCCGCTGGCCCGCGTCGCCGGCCGCGGAGTCTTCGCGGTGGATCCGCAGATGTTCGGCTTCGCGCCGGTGGAGGCCGCGAACCGGGCCCTGAAGAGCGCCGGCATCACCTGGTCGGACGTCTCCGCGGTCGAACTCAACGAGGCGTTCGCCGTGCAGGCGCTGGCCTGTGTGGACGCGTGGGGGATCGACCCGGCGATCGTCAACGCCAAGGGCGGCGCCATCGCGCTCGGTCACCCGCTGGGCGCCTCCGGCGGCAGGCTCCTGGGCACCCTGGCACACCGGCTGAAGGAGTCCGGTGAGCGATGGGGCGTCGCGGGGATCTGCATCGGGGTGGGCCAGGCACTCACCGTCGTCCTGGAGAACGTCACGGGGGCGGGCCGATGA
- a CDS encoding LysR family transcriptional regulator, whose protein sequence is MELRQARSFLTLAEECHFGRAATRLHVAQPALSQQIKALERELGVALFHRSTRHVELTEAGRQLTPYARTLVTEAERARVHMAELATGRAGRVSVGFIGTATYDVLPRVARTVRSELPHLTLDLRGELITPRLVDGLLTGAYDLAVSRAGASGTAAEGLHITPLRTEPLMAVLPSHHPLASDRPVALGALADEPFVIHPSQPRSAMYDRVLSACARAGFQPSSLVEVGETATLVVLVAAGHGVALVPQSVRSLRLDGVTYVPLAETETIDLTLARRARRDPPAVRHVASIIEACVRD, encoded by the coding sequence ATGGAATTGCGTCAGGCCCGCTCCTTCCTCACGCTCGCGGAGGAGTGCCACTTCGGGCGCGCGGCGACCCGCCTGCACGTGGCCCAGCCGGCCCTTTCCCAGCAGATCAAGGCGCTGGAACGCGAGCTCGGTGTCGCCCTCTTCCACCGCTCGACCCGGCACGTGGAGCTCACCGAGGCGGGCCGCCAGCTCACCCCCTACGCCCGCACGCTGGTCACCGAGGCCGAACGCGCGCGGGTCCACATGGCCGAGCTCGCCACCGGCCGCGCCGGCCGGGTCTCCGTCGGCTTCATCGGGACCGCCACCTACGACGTCCTGCCCCGGGTCGCCCGCACGGTCCGGTCCGAGCTGCCCCACCTCACCCTCGACCTGCGCGGCGAACTGATCACCCCGCGGCTCGTGGACGGCCTGCTCACCGGCGCCTACGACCTCGCCGTGTCGCGGGCCGGCGCCTCCGGGACCGCGGCCGAGGGGCTGCACATCACGCCGCTGCGCACCGAGCCCCTGATGGCCGTGCTGCCGTCCCACCACCCCCTGGCGTCCGACCGTCCGGTCGCGCTGGGCGCGCTGGCCGACGAACCCTTCGTCATCCACCCCTCGCAGCCGCGGTCGGCGATGTACGACCGGGTCCTGTCCGCCTGCGCCCGCGCCGGTTTCCAGCCCTCGTCGCTCGTCGAGGTCGGCGAGACCGCGACCCTCGTCGTCCTCGTGGCCGCGGGGCACGGCGTGGCCCTCGTGCCGCAGTCGGTACGGAGTCTGCGGCTCGACGGCGTGACCTACGTCCCGCTCGCCGAGACGGAGACCATCGATCTCACCCTGGCCCGCCGCGCGCGGCGCGACCCGCCGGCCGTACGGCACGTCGCCTCGATCATCGAAGCGTGCGTGCGCGACTGA
- a CDS encoding SWIM zinc finger family protein, whose amino-acid sequence MSASTDEGRPEPTGPDGRPRSTGNPDAPGAADVPARPGVPAGPGAPVAPDAPAGADVTAGAEVPAAPDVSPGPGEAGADGTSRPATDGARPADAARRALRAAREREGRDLTAEGEPGSPPGTPPVLPVAPVAPVPPGSRPGDAARQALRRATARGSVPGAGAGPGAGAGAGAKPAAERASGPTPWSATPEEASAARPSTPADANGPADANGPADQGGTGTAQGATRPGDVARKALRAARGEARQARTDAEGGAPEPRRRSADRTPPTGSPARRTPRGHAPGTRTRDVRDLLAEAFALPDDTAPRPRTTRRPGPGTAPPPGERTAALRDDSGTAARDHRPAPSEEPRTTTAGSEPAEAGETAGTPIQGTGTVRRPGTGTETPASTETPTGTGSPADARTPADAATPVGTEPSAGTGTPHALSGPTPAPGATEPPETPAPSENGSGGPGERSAARLPRSMGSSARDGELRRTFAALPARSPDTAAFARTWWGNAWVSALEEGALDPARLARGRAYADKGRVDAVTVTPGLVLAYVHGSRPRPYRAQVALRTLDDKDWDRFLDAAAERPGHIAALLDKEMPRSLADCGVDLLPGPADLVPRCSCPDHGHPCKHAAALCYETARLLDEDPFVLLLLRGRGERELLDGLSRRNAARAARAAQEREPAPLPGVRARDALARRSLPPLPVPLPAPAHPEQPPTYPGAPGGPDPFALDQLATDAAARAHALLTAGRDPVADLTLWQDAVRLAAARPGSGLTAATRALYSSLASATGRTTADLARAVAAWRQGGIEGLSVLEEPWDPPAGRFDRARPLLLAADLPAFRPWRNRLTHPRGHAQLRLGHDGLWYAYESEPGQNDWWPRGTPDLDPVGALTGLGTPEEF is encoded by the coding sequence GTGAGCGCATCCACGGACGAGGGACGGCCGGAGCCCACCGGCCCGGACGGACGGCCCCGGTCGACGGGGAACCCCGACGCGCCGGGCGCGGCGGACGTACCGGCGCGGCCCGGCGTACCCGCGGGGCCCGGCGCACCGGTGGCCCCGGATGCGCCCGCGGGGGCGGACGTGACGGCGGGCGCGGAGGTTCCGGCGGCTCCGGACGTGTCGCCCGGACCGGGAGAGGCGGGTGCCGACGGCACGTCCCGCCCCGCGACCGACGGCGCGCGTCCCGCCGACGCGGCCCGCCGTGCCCTGCGGGCCGCGCGGGAGCGCGAGGGGAGAGACCTGACGGCCGAGGGGGAGCCGGGCTCGCCGCCCGGGACACCTCCGGTGCTCCCCGTCGCCCCGGTCGCCCCGGTCCCTCCGGGCAGCAGGCCCGGCGACGCGGCCCGTCAGGCGCTGCGTCGCGCCACCGCGCGGGGGAGCGTCCCTGGTGCTGGTGCAGGCCCCGGTGCCGGTGCCGGGGCCGGTGCAAAGCCTGCCGCGGAACGTGCCTCCGGGCCGACACCGTGGTCAGCGACGCCCGAGGAAGCTTCGGCGGCACGCCCATCCACCCCCGCGGACGCCAACGGACCGGCGGACGCGAACGGACCGGCGGACCAGGGTGGTACCGGTACGGCTCAGGGCGCCACCCGCCCGGGTGACGTCGCCCGCAAGGCCCTGCGCGCCGCCCGTGGTGAAGCCCGGCAGGCCCGGACGGACGCCGAGGGCGGAGCGCCCGAGCCACGGCGCCGTTCCGCCGACCGCACACCGCCGACCGGTTCCCCGGCCCGGCGGACCCCGCGCGGCCACGCTCCGGGCACCCGGACCCGGGACGTACGGGATCTCCTCGCCGAAGCCTTCGCGCTGCCCGACGACACCGCTCCCCGGCCCCGGACGACGCGACGGCCCGGCCCCGGCACCGCACCGCCGCCGGGCGAACGTACCGCCGCCCTCCGGGACGACTCCGGCACGGCGGCACGCGACCACCGGCCGGCGCCCTCGGAGGAGCCCCGCACCACCACGGCAGGGTCCGAGCCCGCCGAGGCGGGGGAGACGGCCGGGACACCCATCCAGGGAACGGGGACCGTCCGACGCCCGGGGACCGGCACCGAGACCCCCGCGAGCACCGAAACGCCGACCGGCACCGGCTCCCCTGCCGACGCCCGCACCCCCGCCGACGCCGCCACCCCCGTCGGCACCGAGCCCTCCGCCGGCACCGGCACCCCACACGCGCTCTCCGGGCCGACCCCGGCCCCCGGGGCGACGGAGCCCCCCGAGACGCCGGCGCCCTCCGAGAACGGCTCGGGCGGACCGGGGGAGCGGAGTGCGGCCCGGCTGCCGCGGTCGATGGGGTCGTCGGCGCGCGACGGAGAACTGCGCCGTACGTTCGCCGCGCTCCCGGCACGGAGTCCGGACACGGCGGCGTTCGCGCGGACCTGGTGGGGGAACGCCTGGGTGAGCGCCCTGGAGGAGGGCGCGCTCGACCCGGCGCGGCTGGCGCGGGGCCGGGCCTACGCGGACAAGGGGCGGGTCGACGCCGTCACCGTCACACCGGGCCTGGTGCTGGCGTACGTGCACGGCAGCCGTCCGCGTCCCTACCGCGCCCAGGTCGCCCTGCGGACACTGGACGACAAGGACTGGGACCGCTTCCTGGACGCGGCCGCCGAGCGGCCCGGCCACATCGCGGCGCTGCTCGACAAGGAGATGCCCCGCTCGCTCGCCGACTGCGGGGTCGACCTGCTCCCCGGCCCCGCCGACCTCGTACCGCGCTGCAGTTGCCCCGACCACGGACACCCCTGCAAACACGCGGCGGCGCTCTGTTACGAGACGGCACGTCTGCTGGACGAGGACCCGTTCGTCCTGCTCCTGCTGCGTGGCCGGGGCGAGCGGGAACTGCTCGACGGGCTCTCCCGGCGCAACGCGGCCCGGGCCGCGCGTGCCGCCCAGGAGCGGGAGCCGGCGCCGCTTCCCGGAGTGCGGGCCCGGGACGCCCTGGCCCGCCGGAGCCTGCCTCCCCTCCCGGTACCCCTGCCCGCGCCCGCGCACCCCGAGCAGCCGCCGACCTACCCGGGAGCGCCGGGCGGTCCCGACCCGTTCGCGCTGGACCAGCTGGCCACGGACGCGGCGGCCCGCGCGCACGCGCTGCTGACCGCGGGCCGCGACCCGGTCGCGGACCTGACGCTCTGGCAGGACGCGGTCCGGCTCGCCGCGGCCCGCCCGGGTTCCGGACTCACGGCGGCCACCCGCGCCCTCTACTCCTCGCTCGCCTCGGCCACCGGCCGCACCACGGCCGACCTCGCGCGTGCGGTCGCCGCCTGGCGGCAGGGCGGCATCGAGGGGCTGAGCGTCCTCGAAGAGCCCTGGGACCCGCCCGCGGGACGCTTCGACCGGGCCCGTCCGCTGCTGCTCGCCGCCGACCTCCCCGCGTTCCGTCCCTGGCGCAACCGCCTCACGCACCCCCGCGGCCACGCCCAACTGCGCCTGGGCCACGACGGTCTCTGGTACGCCTACGAGTCGGAACCCGGTCAGAACGACTGGTGGCCGCGCGGCACCCCCGACCTCGACCCGGTCGGCGCCCTCACCGGCCTCGGCACACCGGAGGAGTTCTGA
- a CDS encoding DEAD/DEAH box helicase, translating to MGETAPSTGVAVPVRLAAVFLPAPLPRDGRIAFWDPDGGPVPLPDGGRPAAPDAGAPPAGLRDAEALDAEPLDAEPLDAGVPAFPDPGPPAFPGGGPSVSPADGAGGATAEPTRLTVVRPHGAGVRRATVPALTLPIAEALPLLAGARRDRAAHPATACWGAAALHALRLVARGRLLPGLTPEGLDAWRAGPLDPDDVAHLRAVAAALPYEGHAVPLPGKGPLRLPEPEALMRAFLDAVADTLPRTPAAPHTSGKPFAARAPQRLPAANDWAAEVAAGMDAGVRISLRLDLSAYQLFDDGEGARRAGAAVVQVHSLADPTLVVDAAALWAGEADAAFGPRARVDAALAVRRAARVWPPLDRLSEQDVPDVLALFEEELSDLLGVAATRLGAAGVAVHWPRDLAHDLGATAVVRSAPGSATDGTGFFESEELLQFRWQLALGGDPLTEAEMDALAEAHRPVVRLRDQWVLVDPALVRKARKRELGLLDPVDALAVALAGTAEVDGETVEAVPVGALAALRDRLTAGVTPVEPPPGLQARLRDYQLRGLAWLDLMTSLGLGGCLADDMGLGKTITVIALHLRRAHAEPTLVVCPASLLGNWQREITRFAPGVPVRRFHGPDRTLDGLDGGFVLTTYGTMRSAAARLAQQAWGMVVADEAQHVKNPYSATAKALRTIPSPARVALTGTPVENNLSELWALLDWTTPGLLGPLKSFRARHARAVENGEDEEAVARLARLIRPFLLRRKKSDPGIVPELPPKTETDHPVPLTREQASLYEAVVRESMLAIETAEGIARRGLVLKLLTSLKQVCNHPALFLKEDARTAAQGPATRSGKLALLDELLDTLLAEDGSALVFTQYVGMARLITAHLAARAVPVELLHGGTPVAERERMVDRFQSGATPVLVLSLKAAGTGLNLTRAGHVVHFDRWWNPAVEEQATDRAYRIGQTQPVQVHRLITEGTVEDRIAEMLEAKRALADAILGSGEASLTELTDRELSDLVSLRRTG from the coding sequence ATGGGCGAGACAGCCCCGAGCACCGGCGTGGCCGTCCCCGTGCGGCTCGCCGCCGTGTTCCTGCCCGCGCCCCTGCCGCGTGACGGACGGATCGCCTTCTGGGACCCGGACGGAGGACCGGTGCCCCTTCCGGACGGCGGACGACCGGCGGCTCCGGACGCCGGAGCGCCGCCCGCGGGACTCCGGGACGCCGAAGCCCTGGACGCGGAACCTCTGGATGCGGAACCCCTGGACGCCGGGGTGCCGGCCTTCCCGGACCCGGGACCACCGGCCTTCCCGGGCGGCGGGCCCTCCGTGTCCCCGGCCGACGGCGCGGGCGGGGCGACCGCCGAACCGACCCGGCTCACCGTGGTACGACCGCACGGCGCGGGCGTCCGCCGGGCCACCGTCCCCGCGCTCACCCTGCCGATCGCCGAGGCCCTGCCGCTGCTCGCCGGAGCCCGCCGCGACCGTGCCGCGCACCCCGCCACGGCCTGCTGGGGCGCGGCCGCCCTGCACGCGCTGCGGCTCGTCGCGCGGGGCCGTCTGCTGCCCGGCCTGACCCCCGAGGGCCTCGACGCGTGGCGCGCGGGCCCGCTGGACCCGGACGACGTCGCGCACCTGCGCGCGGTGGCCGCCGCCCTTCCGTACGAGGGGCACGCCGTCCCCCTCCCGGGCAAGGGCCCCCTGCGGCTGCCCGAACCGGAGGCGCTGATGCGCGCCTTCCTCGACGCGGTCGCCGACACCCTGCCGCGCACCCCCGCCGCGCCCCACACCTCGGGGAAGCCCTTCGCGGCCCGCGCACCGCAGCGGCTGCCGGCGGCCAACGACTGGGCCGCCGAGGTCGCCGCGGGCATGGACGCGGGCGTACGGATCTCGCTCCGCCTCGACCTCTCCGCGTACCAGCTCTTCGACGACGGCGAGGGAGCGCGCCGCGCGGGCGCCGCCGTCGTCCAGGTGCACAGCCTCGCCGACCCCACCCTCGTCGTCGACGCGGCGGCGCTGTGGGCGGGTGAGGCGGACGCGGCCTTCGGTCCCCGTGCCCGGGTCGACGCGGCACTCGCCGTACGCCGCGCCGCCCGCGTCTGGCCACCCCTGGACCGCCTCTCGGAACAGGACGTGCCCGACGTCCTCGCGCTCTTCGAGGAGGAGCTCTCCGACCTGCTCGGCGTCGCGGCGACCCGCCTCGGCGCCGCCGGCGTCGCCGTGCACTGGCCCAGGGACCTCGCCCACGACCTCGGCGCGACCGCCGTGGTGCGCTCCGCGCCCGGGTCGGCCACGGACGGCACGGGTTTCTTCGAGAGCGAGGAACTCCTCCAGTTCCGCTGGCAGCTGGCGCTGGGCGGAGACCCGCTCACCGAGGCCGAGATGGACGCGCTCGCCGAGGCCCACCGCCCGGTCGTGCGGCTGCGTGACCAGTGGGTGCTGGTCGACCCGGCCCTCGTGCGCAAGGCGCGCAAGCGCGAACTGGGCCTGCTGGATCCGGTCGACGCCCTCGCCGTGGCCCTCGCCGGCACCGCGGAGGTCGACGGCGAGACGGTCGAGGCCGTGCCGGTCGGCGCGCTCGCGGCCCTGCGCGACCGCCTCACGGCCGGCGTCACCCCCGTGGAGCCGCCACCGGGCCTCCAGGCCCGCCTGCGGGACTACCAGCTCAGGGGCCTCGCCTGGCTGGACCTCATGACCTCGCTCGGCCTCGGCGGCTGCCTCGCCGACGACATGGGCCTGGGCAAGACCATCACCGTGATCGCCCTGCACCTGCGCCGGGCCCACGCCGAACCGACCCTGGTCGTCTGCCCGGCCTCGCTGCTGGGCAACTGGCAGCGGGAGATCACCCGCTTCGCCCCCGGGGTCCCCGTCCGCCGCTTCCACGGACCCGACCGCACCCTCGACGGCCTCGACGGAGGCTTCGTGCTCACCACCTACGGCACGATGCGCTCGGCCGCCGCCCGGCTCGCCCAGCAGGCCTGGGGCATGGTCGTGGCGGACGAGGCGCAGCACGTCAAGAACCCCTACTCGGCGACGGCGAAGGCCCTGCGCACCATCCCGTCCCCCGCGCGCGTCGCCCTGACCGGCACCCCCGTGGAGAACAACCTCTCCGAACTGTGGGCCCTGCTGGACTGGACGACCCCCGGCCTGCTCGGCCCCCTGAAGTCGTTCCGGGCCCGCCACGCACGCGCCGTGGAGAACGGCGAGGACGAGGAGGCGGTGGCCCGTCTGGCCCGGCTGATCCGCCCGTTCCTGCTGCGCCGCAAGAAGTCCGACCCCGGGATCGTCCCCGAGCTCCCGCCCAAGACGGAGACGGACCACCCGGTGCCGCTGACGCGGGAACAGGCTTCCCTCTACGAGGCGGTGGTCCGTGAGTCGATGCTCGCGATCGAGACCGCCGAGGGCATCGCCCGGCGCGGCCTCGTCCTCAAACTGCTGACCTCCCTCAAGCAGGTGTGCAACCACCCGGCGCTGTTCCTGAAGGAGGACGCGCGGACCGCCGCCCAGGGGCCCGCCACCCGCTCCGGGAAACTGGCCCTGCTCGACGAACTGCTGGACACCCTGCTCGCGGAGGACGGCTCGGCGCTGGTCTTCACCCAGTACGTGGGGATGGCCCGCCTGATCACCGCGCACCTCGCCGCACGCGCCGTCCCGGTGGAGCTGCTGCACGGGGGCACCCCGGTCGCCGAACGCGAACGCATGGTGGACCGCTTCCAGAGCGGTGCCACCCCGGTCCTGGTGCTCTCCCTCAAGGCGGCGGGCACCGGTCTGAACCTCACCCGCGCCGGTCATGTCGTCCACTTCGACCGCTGGTGGAACCCGGCGGTCGAGGAACAGGCCACCGACCGCGCCTACCGCATCGGGCAGACCCAGCCCGTCCAGGTCCACCGCCTCATCACCGAGGGCACGGTGGAGGACCGCATCGCCGAGATGCTCGAAGCGAAGCGGGCGCTGGCCGACGCGATCCTAGGCTCCGGAGAGGCCTCCCTGACCGAGCTGACCGACCGCGAACTGTCGGACCTGGTCTCACTCAGGAGGACCGGGTGA